A window of Cellulomonas sp. SLBN-39 genomic DNA:
CGGGCTTCCTCGCACCGGCGGAGCCGGACGCCGCGGCCGAGGAGCTGTTCGACGACGACGTCGCCGAGCGCGGGTTCGTCATGAACGTCTCGCGGCTGTGGGCGTACGACGCGACCGCCCTCGACAGGATCTTCGCGGTCGCGCGCCGTGTGGCCGGGGCCGCGGGCCTGAGCATCCGGCACCGGCTGCTCGTGGTGCTGGCCACGTCCGCCGCCCGCGGCAGCACGTACTGCCCGCTCGCGTGGGGCTCCCGGTTCCCCGACGAGCTGCCGGGCCCCACCGCTGCCGCGGTCGTGCGCGGCGACGTCGCGCCGCCCGGCCTCGACGCGGCCGAGACCGCGCTCGTGCACTGGGTGCGCGCCGTCGCGACAGGCCCGACGACGACCACGTCCGCCGACGTCGCCGGGCTGCGCGCGGCGGGGTGGACCGACGGACAGGTGTTCGCGGTCACGGTCTTCGCGGCCCTGCGCGTGGCCTTCGCGAGTGTCAACGACGCCCTCGGGGCGCTGCCGGACGACGAGCTCGCCGCGGTGACGCCCCCAGACCTCGTGGCCGCGTTGCCTCCGGTCGTGCGGCGCTGAGCGCACCGGGGAGCCGTGAGCTCGTCGTCGCCGGAGCCGGCTACCGCCACAGCAGCGGGTTGTGCCACCACGGGCCGTCGGCGTCGCCGTTGATGCGGACGTCGGTCGCGCGCAGGAGGCGGCTCACCTCGCGGGCGGGGCGGGGTGGCAGGGCCCTGACCATCTCCTCGAGACGGTCGCGGGTCTCCGGGGTCGGCCGGTAGTACTGGCAGCACTCCCATTCGCAGCCCGGGAACGTCGGCTCGACCACGTGGTCGGTCAGGCGCCAGGTCTCGAGGGCGGTGAGGATCATGCTGGTCGCGGGGTAGAAGCGCAGGATCGCCGCTCGGGCCGATCCCGAGAGCCGTGCCCCGCCGCGCGGTCGGTGGCGGTACGGGTGGTGCCTGCGGTGCTGCGGCGCCTCGGCGCGCAGCTGGTGGGGGCGCCTACGCGGCATGCCCCTTCGTGGTCGTGTGCATGTGCTCACACTACGAGCGGTGAGGCGGGCTGTGGGGGCCCGTGCGGTGCTGCCGGCCGCGCGGTCCTGCGAGACTGGGGGGACCATCCGCAGTCTTGACGAGGAGTTCACCGTGCCCCAGGGGACCGTCCGCTGGTTCGACGCCGAGCGAGGGTTCGGCTTCCTCGCTCTCGAGGACGGCGCCGACGACCTGTTCGTGCACGCGTCCGAGATCGTCGGGGGTGACGGCACGCGCGTGCTCCGCGAGGGGCAGGCCGTGGAGTTCGCGATCGGTGAGGGCGACCGCGGGCCGCAGGCGCGCAACGTGCGGATCACGGGCGACGTGGCGTCCGACGCGCCGCTGGGCGTGCTCGGCACGGTGTCCTGGTACGAGCCGGCCAAGGGGTACGGGTTCATCACGCCCGACGGCGGCGACGCGGAGATCTTCGTGCACAGCTCGGCGATCGTCGGCGGCGGCGTCATCGCGGAGCGGCAGCGCGTCGCGTTCCTCGTGGTCGACGGCGAGAAGGGCCCGCAGGCGGACCACCTCCTGCCGCTGGGCGCCGACGCCGGCCGGCCCGCGGCCGCGGAGGCCGACGGTGCCGACGGCACCGTGACCTGGTACGACGCGGACAAGGGCTTCGGGTTCGTCACGCCCGACGCACCCGGCGAGGACGTGTTCGTGCACGCCCGGACCCTGCCGCGCGGCGTCACCGAGCTGGTCGAGGGCGACCGGATCGCGTTCGACGTCGTGCAGGGCGAGAAGGGCCCGCAGGCCCAGAACGTCGAGCTGGTCCGCGGCAACGGGCCCCGGCGGGCACCGGCTGCGCCGGCCCGGGGGCGCGGGGCGGCCCGCCCGTCGCGCTCCGGTCCGCCGGCGCGGGGCGGCCACGGTGTCGTGGCCCGC
This region includes:
- a CDS encoding cold-shock protein, producing the protein MPQGTVRWFDAERGFGFLALEDGADDLFVHASEIVGGDGTRVLREGQAVEFAIGEGDRGPQARNVRITGDVASDAPLGVLGTVSWYEPAKGYGFITPDGGDAEIFVHSSAIVGGGVIAERQRVAFLVVDGEKGPQADHLLPLGADAGRPAAAEADGADGTVTWYDADKGFGFVTPDAPGEDVFVHARTLPRGVTELVEGDRIAFDVVQGEKGPQAQNVELVRGNGPRRAPAAPARGRGAARPSRSGPPARGGHGVVARYDADRGFGFIRPDAGGDDLFVHVSVVRGVDALEEGDRVRYEVRQSDRGPQADRVELA
- a CDS encoding carboxymuconolactone decarboxylase family protein — translated: MSTGAGFLAPAEPDAAAEELFDDDVAERGFVMNVSRLWAYDATALDRIFAVARRVAGAAGLSIRHRLLVVLATSAARGSTYCPLAWGSRFPDELPGPTAAAVVRGDVAPPGLDAAETALVHWVRAVATGPTTTTSADVAGLRAAGWTDGQVFAVTVFAALRVAFASVNDALGALPDDELAAVTPPDLVAALPPVVRR